ATCGCCACCAGTAAAGGAAACTATAGCGCTCAGgaaaagccaaagaaagcGCAAGGATGAGGAACGAGACTTCGAGAAAGACCTGAAGGAGAGGCAACGTCCAgcagagaagaaggttcGACCTGACGTGCTGGCTCTGCAGACCGTCCCAGAGCATGAAAAAAGATCTTCGCACTACAATCTGCGAGCCAAATCCAAACTGCGAAGCAACAACAACTTCTTGTAAGTATCCATAAGTAGCCAGCGTGAAGCAATTTTCGGCGATCATGAAAGTTTTGGTCGTGAAGGCCAAGCTTGCGAATACAATGCGATCAGTTTGGATAGGAACAAGAATGCTCAGCTAGTCGAGAACTGATATAATCGAGGCTTAAAGCACTATCTGAGGTCTTCAGCTTTCCGTCCGTTGTAAACACGTGCACAGTCTCTAGCTTTAAGGTCCTGAACATTTGAGGGTCTTGAAGAGACAGCTCACTGAGCTGACGAACTACAACTGCTGAGTGGGTGTTAGAATGCTTCGAAGGCCGTTAACATGTCTAATACGATCTCAAAGAAGCTTTGGCTCCACCATTGTTATTCGTACAGCTAAACGCTGTCCTGTTCTATGGTATTATGCATCGGACGTGCCGCTTACCAAACCACACGATCCCAGCTACAAACCTGGCAAGCCGGCTTCAAAGTTCGTCAAATTCTCAGTTAGTGACTGTGAAAGATTAGAGAGGGCTTTTCAGGGTTGGAAGGAATCACAGCGCAAATTGGAAGATGTTGTGAGCGTTCCAGTGAACGAGGACTTCCTGTTCCAAGTTGATGTTCCCAAGATGGAACTCAAGTCAACATATTGGCGCGGCCCTACTTATGAAGTGCGTCGCGGCGTGTGGTTTGATAGTTCTAATGTCCCTTTGCCCAGCGAAGTTACTGCTGAGCTAGAGCTGTACTATCTGAAGCTAAACTTCAAgtctgatgatgagaatGCACAGGACGTGTTCAAACTCTCCCACAGATATGGGGAATACAAGCTTGTTGTGTTTACTGACCAGAAAACAGCTTACTTGCTACCACACCTTGATGGTGGAGACCTACAGttgaagcttctgagaGCGAACATTGGTGCTCTTCAAGGTGAGAAAATCACCAGAGCAGGCGATGATGGTAGTCCTCCAATGGATGTTGCTGCAGCTGctaagaagaaaatcgaaaATGGCATACAAAGCAAGGCTGCACAGTTAGGCAACATCTCCGACTTGATCAGCTGGGAACTGCCCGGTGTTTTTGGGATGACGAAGGATAAGGACACAGAAAAAGGAACCGATGATGGCTCAAATGTGCTCAAAAGAGAGATCGAGACTGATTACGATAGTCAAGCCACTACTTCTCGCCGCAAGGTCGACCATTTAGTATTTTGCGTACATGGTATTGGTCAGACTCTCGGTAAGAAGTACGAGTATGTTAACTTCACGCACACAGTCAATGTGCTACGATCCAACCTAAAGAAGGTCTACAGCGAGTCTAAACAATTGAAAAACCTGAACAAAGAAAGGGGAGCAGACGATTGGAAGAACAACTGTGGTATTCAAGTTTTACCTATTACCTGGAGACATACAATAGGTTTCCAAACCGATGCCACTAAACCGAATGACGAGTACCCTGAACTACCGACTCTAGCAGACATAACTTTAAATGGCATACTGGGACTACGAAGGCTTCTGGGAGATATCGCTCTTGATATCTTACTGTATGACGAACCATTCTACAGAGAACGCATACTTTCGGAAGTTCACAGACATTTGAATGATGTGTACCGTCTCTacagagaaagaaatccGGAATTCAATGGCGACGTTCACCTTATTGGCCACTCACTGGGAAGCTTGATCCTTTTTGACATTTTATGTGAGCAGGATAAGTACAGATTAGACTTCAGTGTGAAGAACTACTACTGCATTGGTTCGCCTATTGGTGTCTTCAAGTTAATCCAGAGAACAAAGATTCAGGCCGCTTGTGAAGAAGAACGGAAATCCTCTGCAAATGTTCAAAAACCGAAGTGCGAGAACTTGTATAACCTGTTTCACATTTGCGATCCGATATCGTACAGAATAGAGCCTTTGGTGGATTTATCTATGGCGCAATATCAACCTGCTATCATTAGTCACTGGTCTACGGGAGAGGGCATTGCATCTCGGGTGATGGAGATTGGAGGAAGTATATTAAAAGACATTCCCGGCGCAGCCATTAAAGGTGGTAATACGAAAAAGGATAAGTCGATGTTGCCACTAGACGTAGCGCAGCGATTAATGAACCTGAATCATACCGGCCGCCTCGATTATTCTTTAACACCTGGTTTTCTGGAAGTGGACATCATATCTGCGGCGAAGGCTCATGTGTCATattttgaagatctcgATGTAGCCGGATTTATTCTGAAGGAGATGCTGAGCAAGCACAATAGAAGGCACCATGTCATTGTAACCAAAGAGAACCTCCCATCCATTGACTAGTAGGAATGGTTCCGAGTGAGAACTTCGTgtctgatgatttttcatttttcatAAGAGGTCACTTTAATCAAAGCTCAAAGAGGCCATCGGCTCATTGCTCTACCACCAGATTTAACCATACGAAGCATTCTATTGGCCATGAAATACATCATTGAGCATATGGAACCGGAGTTCAGCGAGTGGGTTACTCTAGAGTATGCTCAGATCATCCGCGACATAGGTGCGGACAACCTAATATTGTCATCGTTGCCTGAAGGCACCACGGCGAACGACATCCCAGCAAAGCTACTTCACATGGGCCTAAAATGGACCACCAAGGACTTGAACCACTTGACCGAAGCGTTTACCGATCTGGAACCCCTAAGGAACCAAAGGGTATGCCTTTTGGACCCCAGAGCGGACCAGGACCTTCAGCCAGGCGAGTCGTCAAAGT
Above is a genomic segment from Torulaspora globosa chromosome 1, complete sequence containing:
- the DDL1 gene encoding putative carboxylic ester hydrolase (ancestral locus Anc_5.604); this translates as MLRRPLTCLIRSQRSFGSTIVIRTAKRCPVLWYYASDVPLTKPHDPSYKPGKPASKFVKFSVSDCERLERAFQGWKESQRKLEDVVSVPVNEDFLFQVDVPKMELKSTYWRGPTYEVRRGVWFDSSNVPLPSEVTAELELYYLKLNFKSDDENAQDVFKLSHRYGEYKLVVFTDQKTAYLLPHLDGGDLQLKLLRANIGALQGEKITRAGDDGSPPMDVAAAAKKKIENGIQSKAAQLGNISDLISWELPGVFGMTKDKDTEKGTDDGSNVLKREIETDYDSQATTSRRKVDHLVFCVHGIGQTLGKKYEYVNFTHTVNVLRSNLKKVYSESKQLKNLNKERGADDWKNNCGIQVLPITWRHTIGFQTDATKPNDEYPELPTLADITLNGILGLRRLLGDIALDILLYDEPFYRERILSEVHRHLNDVYRLYRERNPEFNGDVHLIGHSLGSLILFDILCEQDKYRLDFSVKNYYCIGSPIGVFKLIQRTKIQAACEEERKSSANVQKPKCENLYNLFHICDPISYRIEPLVDLSMAQYQPAIISHWSTGEGIASRVMEIGGSILKDIPGAAIKGGNTKKDKSMLPLDVAQRLMNLNHTGRLDYSLTPGFLEVDIISAAKAHVSYFEDLDVAGFILKEMLSKHNRRHHVIVTKENLPSID